The following are from one region of the Nicotiana tabacum cultivar K326 chromosome 3, ASM71507v2, whole genome shotgun sequence genome:
- the LOC107793047 gene encoding WAT1-related protein At5g40240 isoform X2 — translation MVIMEMQSWSKDVFPFVAMVLVECCEMGMITLGKAAMNDGMSNLVYVVYYNALGTFLLLPFLIFHRCRSNMALITLSILWRFFLLGLLGICLLQVLAYTGIKYSSPTLAAALGNLLPGFTFLLAIIFRMEKLDIRKASSQAKSLGTIVAIIGASIMTLYKGPRVLGSSNLHSDSSHHSLFSQESNWLLGGLLITITCIMSSGWNVLQTDTVKKYPEQMTIVFFTCCFGSIQCAILTLVLERNPEAWMVKPGIGMIAIVFSAVSGSVFRYNVLTWCLDKKGPLYVAMFKPLGMVIAAILGILFLAESLHLGSVIGAVIISAGFYSVLWGKAKEIKSMLEIEDIVSGIDSSSQRSPLLQK, via the exons ATGGTTATAATGGAGATGCAATCTTGGTCAAAGGATGTTTTCCCTTTTGTTGCAATGGTGTTGGTGGAATGCTGTGAAATGGGAATGATTACACTTGGAAAAGCAGCTATGAATGATGGAATGAGTAATCTTGTTTATGTTGTTTACTATAATGCCCTTGgtacctttcttcttcttcctttcttaATCTTCCATAGGTGCAG aagcAATATGGCTCTTATTACATTGTCTATACTGTGGAGATTCTTCCTTCTTGGTCTATTGGG AATATGTTTGCTGCAGGTCCTGGCCTATACAGGTATCAAATACAGCTCTCCTACTCTGGCAGCTGCTTTAGGGAATTTGTTGCCTGGTTTTACATTTTTGCTTGCCATCATTTTCAG GATGGAGAAGTTAGATATAAGAAAAGCCAGCAGTCAAGCAAAATCTTTGGGCACCATAGTTGCAATTATAGGGGCATCTATCATGACTCTGTACAAAGGCCCAAGAGTACTTGGATCATCTAATTTGCATTCAGATTCATCTCATCACTCTTTATTTTCACAAGAATCGAACTGGTTACTGGGAGGTCTTCTCATTACCATCACCTGCATCATGTCTTCTGGATGGAACGTTCTTCAG ACAGATACCGTGAAGAAATACCCTGAACAAATGACAATAGTGTTCTTCACTTGCTGCTTTGGGAGTATTCAGTGTGCAATTTTAACTCTGGTATTAGAAAGAAATCCAGAGGCATGGATGGTGAAGCCTGGGATTGGGATGATAGCCATTGTTTTCTCA GCGGTTTCTGGAAGTGTGTTTCGTTACAATGTTTTGACATGGTGCTTGGACAAGAAAGGTCCTCTTTATGTAGCAATGTTCAAGCCCTTGGGAATGGTAATTGCAGCAATTTTGGGGATCCTATTCCTTGCCGAATCACTCCATTTAGGAAg TGTTATAGGAGCAGTTATCATATCTGCTGGATTTTATTCTGTGCTGTGGGGAAAGGCCAAGGAGATCAAGTCCATGCTTGAGATTGAGGACATTGTTTCTGGAATTGACTCATCAAGCCAAAGAAGCCCTCTATTGCAAAAGTAA
- the LOC107793047 gene encoding WAT1-related protein At5g40240 isoform X1, with product MVIMEMQSWSKDVFPFVAMVLVECCEMGMITLGKAAMNDGMSNLVYVVYYNALGTFLLLPFLIFHRCRSNMALITLSILWRFFLLGLLGICLLQVLAYTGIKYSSPTLAAALGNLLPGFTFLLAIIFSLFAIFRMEKLDIRKASSQAKSLGTIVAIIGASIMTLYKGPRVLGSSNLHSDSSHHSLFSQESNWLLGGLLITITCIMSSGWNVLQTDTVKKYPEQMTIVFFTCCFGSIQCAILTLVLERNPEAWMVKPGIGMIAIVFSAVSGSVFRYNVLTWCLDKKGPLYVAMFKPLGMVIAAILGILFLAESLHLGSVIGAVIISAGFYSVLWGKAKEIKSMLEIEDIVSGIDSSSQRSPLLQK from the exons ATGGTTATAATGGAGATGCAATCTTGGTCAAAGGATGTTTTCCCTTTTGTTGCAATGGTGTTGGTGGAATGCTGTGAAATGGGAATGATTACACTTGGAAAAGCAGCTATGAATGATGGAATGAGTAATCTTGTTTATGTTGTTTACTATAATGCCCTTGgtacctttcttcttcttcctttcttaATCTTCCATAGGTGCAG aagcAATATGGCTCTTATTACATTGTCTATACTGTGGAGATTCTTCCTTCTTGGTCTATTGGG AATATGTTTGCTGCAGGTCCTGGCCTATACAGGTATCAAATACAGCTCTCCTACTCTGGCAGCTGCTTTAGGGAATTTGTTGCCTGGTTTTACATTTTTGCTTGCCATCATTTTCAG TCTTTTTGCAATTTTCAGGATGGAGAAGTTAGATATAAGAAAAGCCAGCAGTCAAGCAAAATCTTTGGGCACCATAGTTGCAATTATAGGGGCATCTATCATGACTCTGTACAAAGGCCCAAGAGTACTTGGATCATCTAATTTGCATTCAGATTCATCTCATCACTCTTTATTTTCACAAGAATCGAACTGGTTACTGGGAGGTCTTCTCATTACCATCACCTGCATCATGTCTTCTGGATGGAACGTTCTTCAG ACAGATACCGTGAAGAAATACCCTGAACAAATGACAATAGTGTTCTTCACTTGCTGCTTTGGGAGTATTCAGTGTGCAATTTTAACTCTGGTATTAGAAAGAAATCCAGAGGCATGGATGGTGAAGCCTGGGATTGGGATGATAGCCATTGTTTTCTCA GCGGTTTCTGGAAGTGTGTTTCGTTACAATGTTTTGACATGGTGCTTGGACAAGAAAGGTCCTCTTTATGTAGCAATGTTCAAGCCCTTGGGAATGGTAATTGCAGCAATTTTGGGGATCCTATTCCTTGCCGAATCACTCCATTTAGGAAg TGTTATAGGAGCAGTTATCATATCTGCTGGATTTTATTCTGTGCTGTGGGGAAAGGCCAAGGAGATCAAGTCCATGCTTGAGATTGAGGACATTGTTTCTGGAATTGACTCATCAAGCCAAAGAAGCCCTCTATTGCAAAAGTAA